One window of Neisseria subflava genomic DNA carries:
- a CDS encoding CPBP family glutamic-type intramembrane protease: MSILAAIRPKEPLRHLRWFDMLIVTAILFGQFAYRSTQLYIASLMPQVETAAVAEEARDTAVTGVAYSENMSLQLTLLAIALIYLVIRRFDFKQLPIRFNLGVLFWTPVIFILMGLTADAVTSLSGGYNYFTTEIFQYIKPLSIFDKFAALAPMAILYGLLNGFYEEFCFLGLLTCVEDKYKWQALAYSTLVRISFHTYQGMLWATVIGVVFGLMYYFFYKYKVKNLLPFFLIHALADMFGSGFIYLICA, encoded by the coding sequence TGGTTTGACATGCTGATTGTGACCGCTATCCTGTTCGGTCAATTTGCCTACCGTTCTACCCAACTTTATATCGCCAGCCTGATGCCGCAAGTGGAAACAGCCGCGGTTGCCGAAGAGGCGCGCGATACTGCGGTAACCGGCGTGGCTTATTCTGAAAACATGAGCCTGCAGTTGACGCTGCTTGCTATTGCTCTGATTTACCTCGTTATCCGCCGTTTCGACTTCAAACAATTGCCGATTCGTTTTAACTTAGGCGTGTTGTTTTGGACGCCTGTGATTTTTATCCTGATGGGTCTGACCGCCGATGCGGTAACTTCGTTAAGCGGCGGCTACAATTATTTCACTACTGAAATTTTCCAATACATCAAACCATTATCCATCTTCGACAAATTCGCCGCACTTGCGCCGATGGCCATCCTCTACGGCCTTTTAAACGGCTTTTATGAGGAATTCTGTTTCCTCGGTCTTTTGACCTGCGTGGAAGACAAATACAAATGGCAGGCATTGGCCTATTCGACCTTGGTGCGCATCTCCTTCCATACTTATCAAGGTATGCTTTGGGCGACCGTTATCGGCGTTGTTTTCGGCTTGATGTACTACTTCTTCTACAAATACAAAGTTAAAAACCTGCTGCCGTTTTTCCTGATTCACGCCTTGGCAGATATGTTCGGCTCCGGCTTCATCTATTTGATTTGCGCTTAA
- a CDS encoding DMT family transporter yields the protein METIRKDPLGSAWVVIAALSFTVMNLSVKAASTHFGFSSGELVFWRMLVSTLFLGIMAKAQGNTFSTPHWKTHLNRSVIGTLAMMCTLYSVIHLPLATGVTLNYTSSIWLAIFSFFILKERITLYTQAILVMGFVGVILLLNPSFQGGQEFAALVSLAGGAMSGWAYLQVRELSLLGEPGWRVVFYLSLTGLIMSAIWSCFTGWHPLTASSLPYLAGIGISAMIAQLAMTRAYKVGKKFTVASLSYLTVVFSALSGVLLFGDKITWQEAAGMVIIVAGGVFSSFTPASIKKFLMKQ from the coding sequence ATGGAAACCATCAGAAAAGATCCGCTCGGCTCGGCATGGGTGGTTATTGCCGCGCTCAGCTTTACCGTCATGAACCTCTCCGTCAAAGCCGCCTCTACACATTTCGGCTTTTCCAGCGGCGAGCTGGTCTTTTGGCGCATGCTGGTCTCCACCCTGTTCTTAGGCATCATGGCCAAAGCGCAAGGCAACACATTTTCCACGCCGCATTGGAAAACCCATCTCAACCGCAGCGTCATCGGCACGCTTGCCATGATGTGCACGCTTTATTCCGTCATACATCTGCCGCTGGCAACAGGCGTCACACTCAACTACACCTCCTCCATCTGGCTGGCCATTTTTTCATTTTTCATTTTAAAAGAACGAATTACGCTTTATACCCAAGCCATTTTGGTTATGGGCTTTGTCGGCGTTATCCTGCTGCTCAACCCATCTTTTCAAGGCGGACAGGAATTTGCCGCACTGGTCAGTTTGGCAGGCGGCGCCATGTCAGGCTGGGCGTATTTGCAAGTGCGCGAACTCTCGCTTTTGGGCGAACCGGGCTGGCGCGTGGTGTTTTATCTGTCGCTTACCGGCCTGATTATGTCCGCCATTTGGAGCTGCTTTACCGGCTGGCATCCGCTGACCGCGTCTTCCCTGCCCTATCTGGCCGGCATCGGCATCTCCGCCATGATTGCCCAACTGGCCATGACCCGCGCCTATAAGGTCGGCAAGAAATTTACCGTTGCCTCGCTTTCCTACCTGACCGTCGTTTTCTCCGCCCTATCCGGCGTATTGCTTTTCGGCGATAAAATCACTTGGCAGGAAGCCGCCGGCATGGTTATCATTGTTGCAGGCGGCGTGTTCAGCAGCTTTACTCCGGCCTCAATCAAAAAATTTCTGATGAAGCAATAA
- a CDS encoding STAS/SEC14 domain-containing protein → MISIREQSYGLNVALYNEFTLDDFRQLEEALLAAKQKVHLPDILLDLSMLKDFTIDMAVEQIKFLNQHETDFGRVAVITDDIWIKLGARLSSLLTNQHPKYFSDATEAQAWLLASNLK, encoded by the coding sequence ATGATTTCCATCCGCGAACAATCTTACGGCTTAAACGTAGCGCTGTACAACGAGTTCACTTTGGACGATTTCCGCCAATTGGAAGAAGCCTTGTTGGCCGCAAAACAAAAAGTCCATCTGCCCGACATCCTGTTGGACTTGTCCATGCTGAAAGACTTCACCATCGATATGGCGGTCGAACAAATCAAATTCCTCAACCAACATGAAACCGACTTTGGCCGCGTTGCCGTCATTACCGACGATATTTGGATCAAACTCGGCGCGCGCCTGTCCAGCCTCTTGACCAACCAACATCCCAAATATTTCAGCGATGCCACCGAAGCACAGGCTTGGTTGTTGGCAAGCAATTTGAAATAA